The proteins below come from a single Saccharophagus degradans 2-40 genomic window:
- a CDS encoding sensor domain-containing protein — translation MVKAVVGAGLGEQPVDIAVLSQAGDVVFVSKGWLAGLPLFSDQASAVGELKAPKIDWVGNNFFALCREFIGPSVQWVAKSFGAQENSLTDHIEAMLELVLNGADTQHCFYAIEKNGVLQHYELTAEACSNTALGAVIRHRARSNSIFLAAGIPLDSNFYEALFNNLVDGIIYQNLEGYIELANEAAQEILDFKFEGNNPDEPNKQSLLSDYWTFLNEDGQKLSLADNPILRVLTKGAGLQNLTLGVVRPDKELVWLKLNVAIINSPDTNIPHGVLISFVNITAETEAHTALEKASERLRLALDGASIGIWDWYISDAEMIWDDQMYRLYGMEPRQYISVREAWEHVAHPDDNQRVLDELGELLKTKKDTISEFRVLLPDKSIRHLRAYARAVLDEDGLVQRVVGMNWDVTKEVEAEERLAHIAFTDELTSLPNRLAFSKKLKNTMKLAEKYHGKVAMLIVDLDHFKDINDSYGHPVGDSLICEVVTRLKEVLVGDEYLARIGGDEFALILDNVRSHDAALHYSRRIQKIMAEPIYLMEGPVVNARVSMGVALFPDDGEDAVALIKAADLAMHQAKKSGRNTVLPYKQEYSSSLEKKIFLEEELRSAIRDEELMLYYQPIIDLSTEKIVGCEALLRWIDRAGKFVSPVDFIPVAEESGLIYELGNWINATAFKQLKLWQTLHTDMKYISVNVSPHQLQNADFVKDIQRLLDIHNVDPRHIQLEITEGTFLQESLNTQSQLRILGEMGFRLAIDDFGTGYSSLAYLKRFAVDVIKIDRSFVMDLEDDPADRDIVKAIIAMTTSLGFDTLVEGVETREQSLIVGALGCGYGQGYLYGKPTFADDYAEQYIGLKSVANR, via the coding sequence GTGGTAAAAGCTGTGGTTGGAGCGGGCTTGGGTGAACAGCCCGTGGATATTGCTGTACTTAGCCAAGCCGGCGACGTTGTATTTGTAAGCAAAGGCTGGCTTGCAGGCTTGCCCCTATTCAGCGATCAGGCAAGTGCGGTAGGTGAGCTAAAAGCACCTAAAATTGACTGGGTTGGCAATAACTTTTTCGCACTGTGTCGTGAGTTTATTGGCCCAAGTGTACAGTGGGTGGCGAAATCTTTTGGTGCGCAAGAAAATAGCTTAACCGATCACATCGAGGCGATGCTCGAATTGGTATTAAATGGCGCAGATACGCAGCATTGTTTTTACGCAATTGAAAAAAACGGCGTGCTTCAACATTATGAGCTTACCGCAGAGGCCTGCAGTAATACGGCGCTGGGGGCGGTTATCCGCCATCGAGCTCGGTCTAATTCAATTTTCCTGGCTGCGGGTATACCGCTAGATAGCAACTTCTACGAAGCGTTGTTCAACAATCTAGTAGACGGCATTATTTATCAAAACCTAGAGGGTTATATAGAGCTGGCGAATGAGGCCGCCCAAGAAATACTCGATTTTAAATTCGAAGGGAATAATCCCGATGAGCCAAATAAACAGTCGTTATTATCCGATTACTGGACGTTTTTAAATGAAGATGGCCAGAAGCTTTCACTTGCGGATAACCCCATTCTGCGCGTGCTAACAAAAGGCGCGGGGCTGCAAAACCTCACTTTGGGGGTGGTGCGCCCAGATAAAGAGTTGGTGTGGCTAAAACTAAACGTTGCCATTATTAATAGCCCCGATACCAATATTCCCCACGGTGTGCTCATTTCTTTTGTGAATATTACTGCAGAGACGGAAGCGCATACCGCATTAGAGAAGGCTTCAGAACGTTTGCGTTTGGCGCTAGATGGGGCGTCGATTGGTATTTGGGATTGGTATATCTCCGACGCAGAAATGATTTGGGATGACCAAATGTACCGCCTTTATGGCATGGAGCCACGTCAGTACATATCTGTAAGAGAGGCGTGGGAGCATGTAGCCCACCCCGATGATAACCAGCGCGTGCTGGACGAGCTTGGTGAGTTACTTAAAACCAAGAAAGATACTATAAGCGAATTCCGCGTATTATTGCCCGATAAATCTATTCGTCACCTGCGCGCCTATGCGCGTGCAGTGCTGGACGAAGACGGCCTCGTGCAGCGGGTAGTTGGGATGAACTGGGATGTAACCAAAGAAGTGGAGGCCGAAGAGCGCTTGGCGCATATTGCCTTTACTGATGAGCTTACCTCACTGCCTAACCGGTTAGCGTTTAGCAAAAAACTAAAAAACACCATGAAGCTTGCCGAGAAATACCACGGCAAGGTGGCAATGTTAATTGTAGATTTAGATCACTTTAAAGATATTAATGATAGTTACGGTCACCCAGTGGGCGACTCACTAATTTGTGAAGTTGTTACGCGTTTAAAAGAAGTGCTTGTGGGTGATGAGTATTTGGCGCGCATTGGTGGCGATGAATTTGCGCTTATTTTAGATAACGTACGTTCACATGATGCCGCCTTGCATTATAGCCGGCGCATTCAGAAAATAATGGCCGAGCCTATTTATCTAATGGAAGGGCCTGTCGTTAATGCGCGGGTTTCCATGGGGGTGGCACTGTTCCCCGATGACGGTGAGGATGCAGTTGCCCTTATTAAAGCTGCAGATCTGGCCATGCATCAGGCCAAAAAAAGTGGTCGCAATACGGTATTGCCATACAAGCAAGAGTACTCTTCGTCGTTAGAGAAAAAAATATTCTTGGAAGAAGAGCTGCGCTCTGCCATTCGCGACGAAGAATTAATGCTGTATTACCAGCCCATTATTGATTTAAGCACAGAAAAAATCGTGGGCTGTGAAGCTTTGTTGCGCTGGATAGATCGCGCAGGCAAGTTCGTCTCGCCGGTAGATTTTATTCCCGTTGCCGAAGAGAGCGGCCTAATTTACGAATTGGGCAACTGGATTAATGCCACCGCCTTTAAACAGCTCAAGCTATGGCAAACCTTGCATACCGATATGAAATACATTTCGGTGAATGTTTCGCCTCACCAGTTGCAAAACGCAGACTTTGTAAAAGATATTCAGCGCTTACTCGATATACACAATGTTGATCCACGCCATATTCAGCTAGAAATTACCGAGGGAACGTTTTTACAAGAGTCGCTAAATACCCAAAGCCAATTGCGCATACTTGGCGAGATGGGTTTTAGGTTGGCTATTGATGATTTTGGTACGGGTTATTCGTCGCTAGCGTATTTAAAACGCTTTGCGGTAGATGTAATTAAAATTGATCGCAGCTTTGTTATGGATTTAGAAGACGACCCTGCCGATAGAGATATTGTAAAAGCGATTATTGCAATGACTACAAGCTTAGGGTTCGATACGCTAGTTGAAGGCGTAGAAACCCGAGAGCAATCGCTAATAGTGGGGGCGCTTGGGTGTGGCTACGGGCAGGGTTACCTGTACGGTAAGCCCACCTTTGCCGATGATTACGCCGAGCAATATATAGGGTTAAAGTCTGTCGCAAACCGCTAA
- a CDS encoding NAD-dependent malic enzyme: MTLKVHELLNNARLNKGTAFTLEEREELGLSGLLPPHVSTMKEQVERALSSIRRKESDIDRYIFLSALQKRNERLYYRLLIDHTKELMPLVYTPTVGQACLEFASIFRETSGFYLSYADKGLIQKRLANWPEQDVRLIVVTDGERILGLGDLGANGMGIPIGKLALYCACAGVKPEQCLPIMLDLGTNNESIRNDPLYLGVPEPRKRGSEYDDFLEEFVRAVEKQFPNALLQFEDFATGNAVNLLEKYRDQLLCFNDDIQGTASVVLAGLMATTRISKIPLQEQRFLFLGAGSAATGIGHLLTTALEREGITTDEARARLFFIDRKGLVTQCRDDLPGHVAPFAANMPPMDLKQAIDTIKPNALIGASGTAGVFTEEIIHTVASCHRNPTIFALSNPTSKAECTAEDAYKFSDGRAIFASGSPFDVVHINGEIKVPGQGNNAYIFPGLGLGAIHGKITRITDDQLITAAQELAGSVSDKQIQHGCLYPPLDEIRNVSVKIAAAVARDAERTGLTSEPVPENFEELLTAELYDPLY, from the coding sequence ATGACGCTCAAGGTTCACGAACTACTCAATAACGCGCGCCTCAATAAGGGGACAGCTTTCACACTTGAAGAAAGAGAAGAACTTGGGCTTAGTGGCCTACTTCCACCACATGTAAGCACAATGAAGGAGCAGGTAGAACGCGCATTATCGAGTATTCGGCGCAAAGAATCTGATATAGACCGCTATATATTTTTATCTGCACTCCAAAAGCGCAACGAAAGATTGTATTACCGCCTACTTATCGATCATACCAAAGAGCTTATGCCATTGGTGTACACCCCCACGGTTGGTCAAGCCTGTCTCGAATTTGCCAGTATTTTTCGTGAAACCAGCGGGTTTTATCTTTCCTATGCAGACAAAGGCTTAATACAAAAGCGCTTGGCCAATTGGCCAGAGCAAGATGTAAGGCTTATTGTGGTAACCGATGGCGAACGCATATTAGGCTTGGGCGATTTAGGCGCAAACGGCATGGGTATTCCTATAGGTAAACTCGCCCTTTATTGCGCCTGCGCTGGGGTAAAGCCCGAGCAGTGCCTACCTATTATGCTAGACCTTGGCACCAACAACGAAAGCATTCGCAACGATCCACTCTATTTAGGTGTACCCGAGCCAAGAAAACGCGGTAGCGAATATGACGACTTTTTAGAAGAGTTTGTGCGCGCGGTTGAAAAGCAATTCCCCAATGCGCTGCTGCAATTTGAAGATTTTGCCACCGGCAATGCCGTAAACTTGTTGGAAAAATATCGCGATCAGCTACTGTGCTTTAATGACGATATTCAAGGCACCGCTTCTGTTGTGCTTGCAGGCCTAATGGCTACAACTCGCATTTCTAAAATACCCTTGCAAGAACAGCGCTTCTTATTTTTAGGGGCCGGCTCGGCTGCAACCGGTATTGGCCACCTGCTTACCACGGCATTAGAGCGCGAAGGTATAACCACCGACGAAGCGCGCGCGCGCCTATTTTTTATAGACCGCAAAGGCTTAGTTACCCAATGTCGCGATGATCTACCCGGCCATGTGGCACCTTTTGCTGCCAACATGCCGCCCATGGACCTAAAGCAAGCAATCGATACAATAAAACCCAACGCCCTGATCGGCGCCTCGGGTACCGCTGGCGTGTTTACAGAAGAGATTATTCACACTGTTGCAAGCTGCCACAGAAACCCTACAATTTTTGCGCTTTCCAACCCCACATCAAAGGCCGAATGCACAGCGGAAGATGCTTATAAGTTTTCCGATGGCCGCGCAATTTTTGCAAGTGGTAGCCCGTTTGATGTGGTACATATAAATGGTGAAATTAAAGTGCCAGGGCAAGGCAATAACGCCTATATTTTTCCCGGTTTAGGCTTGGGCGCTATTCACGGTAAAATTACGCGTATTACCGACGACCAACTTATTACTGCCGCGCAAGAATTAGCTGGCAGCGTTTCCGACAAGCAGATCCAACACGGCTGCTTGTACCCTCCTTTAGATGAGATTAGAAACGTGTCGGTAAAAATTGCTGCAGCGGTTGCCCGCGATGCAGAACGCACAGGCTTAACATCTGAACCCGTGCCGGAAAATTTCGAGGAATTATTAACTGCAGAGCTTTACGACCCGCTTTACTAA
- a CDS encoding PAS domain S-box protein: protein MIDALLQFFSEEYMPHGHCYLWRPDILWTHVVSDSVIAIAYFSIPLGLVYLKKKRSDIQFSWLLVLFSSFILLCGLTHVYSIYNIWVGSYGGQGVLKAITALASIGTAFALIHVLPKVATIPTTEELAEARESASQETIRRIQLEAAHREEAHLREATNASPVGLLVSDERGNITLANNALAELFGYDASELNGQSINMLIDAETSQHHGKLVGQFLESEETSRVMASGRVVSGVRKDGAKIPVDIRLAKRESEGEVRIFAAVTDLSEKLAAQEEIREANMRFERITKATQEGLWEWNIETNTMWWSTVAWQLLGYNETSSHASMDQWLTHLRSDFRHSINAALQDHLQRGLPFDEECVVTTLSGEERWIHIFGNSVYDKSGQPIVMSGAMQDIQLRKDMELVLREKSQFLESIFQGTSYSVFVLDADKQGTLRYSAFNNAVEQLTGIAAAECLGKTPLDLAPDYVPEKTAQEIQSRYNLCYMSKRPSSYVETIEFKGRVTWWKTALFPLLDNENRVYRIIGSSTDITDLKHAEQKLTERESFLKNVVDLSISGLYIFNLKTNVNTFINNQYTRITGYTLEDLRSKSDLMQYFHSEEQQLIIDHIERVIVSREGEVQELEYRFKHKNGRWIWCRSFDAVFSRDEEGKPIEMIGTFIDVTSIKEYARRLEKSNEELERFVYVASHDLQEPLRKVIAFSSHLESNIKREQLSDEDWFVLGRIVDGASRMRDLITDMLRLSHVTKAELKLEEVELENMVESTRDMLAAEILETHASVELRYSQKVYVDRALFIQLLQNLVGNALKYRRPEVRPRVVIEVIDYIDESGEVFDQVVISDNGLGFDNSQASDIFRPFKRLVTRATHPGSGIGLAICEQIVKAHRGNITAEGRPNVGARIYINLPKKNITLDTQASV, encoded by the coding sequence TTGATAGACGCATTGTTACAATTTTTTAGCGAAGAATATATGCCCCACGGGCATTGCTACTTATGGCGCCCAGATATTCTTTGGACACATGTCGTATCCGATAGTGTGATTGCGATCGCTTATTTCAGTATCCCGTTGGGTTTGGTGTACCTTAAAAAGAAACGCTCAGACATTCAATTTAGTTGGCTGTTGGTACTCTTCTCGTCGTTTATTTTGTTGTGTGGCCTTACTCACGTTTACAGTATTTACAATATTTGGGTGGGTAGTTACGGCGGCCAAGGTGTGCTTAAAGCTATTACCGCGCTGGCATCAATAGGTACTGCGTTTGCGCTTATTCATGTTCTACCGAAAGTCGCCACCATTCCCACAACAGAAGAGCTTGCAGAGGCGCGTGAAAGCGCTAGCCAAGAAACAATTCGCCGAATTCAATTAGAAGCGGCACACCGAGAAGAAGCGCATTTGCGCGAAGCAACCAATGCTTCACCTGTAGGGTTATTGGTGTCCGATGAGCGAGGGAATATAACTCTTGCCAACAACGCTCTCGCAGAGCTGTTTGGCTACGACGCAAGTGAGCTGAATGGTCAATCTATTAATATGCTAATTGATGCAGAGACGAGTCAGCATCACGGCAAATTGGTAGGTCAATTCCTCGAATCCGAAGAAACAAGTCGTGTAATGGCGTCGGGGCGTGTTGTTTCGGGCGTACGTAAAGATGGTGCCAAAATACCCGTAGATATTCGCCTAGCGAAGCGAGAATCGGAGGGCGAAGTACGCATTTTTGCTGCTGTTACCGATCTATCAGAAAAGCTGGCTGCGCAGGAGGAGATCCGCGAAGCCAATATGCGTTTTGAGCGCATCACCAAAGCCACCCAAGAAGGCTTGTGGGAATGGAATATCGAGACTAATACTATGTGGTGGTCGACAGTTGCATGGCAGCTACTTGGCTATAACGAGACCAGCAGTCACGCTTCAATGGACCAATGGTTAACCCATTTACGCAGCGATTTTCGTCATTCCATTAACGCGGCATTGCAGGATCATTTGCAGCGGGGCCTGCCATTTGACGAAGAGTGCGTCGTAACAACATTGAGTGGTGAAGAGCGCTGGATTCACATTTTTGGCAACAGTGTATACGATAAGTCTGGGCAGCCGATTGTTATGTCTGGGGCCATGCAGGATATTCAGCTGCGCAAAGACATGGAGCTAGTACTGCGAGAAAAATCACAATTCTTAGAATCTATTTTTCAGGGTACGTCTTACAGTGTATTTGTGCTCGATGCGGATAAACAAGGCACGTTGCGGTATTCTGCTTTTAATAACGCGGTGGAGCAGCTAACAGGGATTGCCGCCGCCGAGTGCTTAGGTAAAACGCCTCTCGATTTGGCGCCTGATTATGTGCCAGAAAAAACTGCGCAAGAAATACAATCGCGCTACAACCTGTGCTATATGAGTAAGCGTCCAAGCAGTTATGTTGAGACGATAGAATTTAAGGGGCGTGTCACCTGGTGGAAAACAGCATTATTTCCCTTGTTAGATAATGAAAATAGGGTTTACCGCATAATTGGCTCGTCTACAGATATCACAGATTTAAAACATGCAGAGCAAAAGTTAACTGAACGCGAATCGTTTTTAAAAAATGTGGTCGATCTGTCAATTAGTGGTTTGTATATCTTTAATTTAAAAACCAATGTCAATACTTTTATCAACAATCAGTACACCCGTATTACGGGTTATACATTGGAGGATTTACGTTCTAAATCCGATTTAATGCAATACTTTCATTCTGAAGAACAACAGTTAATCATTGATCATATAGAGCGAGTGATTGTAAGTCGTGAAGGTGAAGTGCAAGAGCTAGAGTACCGTTTTAAACACAAAAATGGTCGCTGGATCTGGTGCCGGTCTTTCGATGCGGTTTTTTCACGTGACGAAGAGGGCAAACCCATTGAAATGATCGGCACGTTTATTGATGTTACATCTATTAAGGAATATGCGCGTCGTTTGGAAAAGTCCAATGAAGAGTTAGAGCGATTTGTGTATGTTGCCTCGCACGATTTGCAAGAGCCACTGCGTAAAGTAATTGCTTTTTCTTCTCATTTAGAGAGCAATATTAAGCGTGAGCAGTTAAGTGATGAGGATTGGTTTGTACTAGGGCGTATTGTCGATGGCGCATCTAGAATGCGCGATCTGATCACCGACATGCTAAGGCTATCGCACGTTACCAAAGCAGAGCTCAAGCTGGAAGAGGTTGAGCTAGAGAATATGGTCGAGAGTACGCGAGATATGCTGGCTGCTGAAATATTAGAAACCCATGCAAGTGTAGAATTACGATATTCTCAAAAGGTTTATGTCGACAGGGCGCTATTTATCCAATTGTTGCAAAATTTGGTGGGTAATGCCCTAAAGTACCGTCGTCCAGAGGTTCGCCCGCGTGTGGTTATAGAAGTTATCGACTATATTGATGAGAGTGGCGAAGTTTTTGATCAGGTAGTAATTAGTGATAACGGTTTAGGGTTTGACAATTCTCAAGCCAGTGATATTTTTCGACCGTTTAAGCGCTTGGTTACCCGTGCGACACACCCCGGGTCGGGTATTGGCTTGGCGATATGCGAGCAAATTGTCAAAGCACACAGGGGGAATATCACGGCGGAAGGGCGACCGAATGTTGGCGCAAGAATATACATAAACCTTCCCAAAAAGAATATAACGCTAGATACGCAAGCAAGCGTCTAG
- a CDS encoding response regulator, producing the protein MSVDKRFVVLIVDDDADDVFLARAAAQQAGIPVELISVENGDELYGFLNQKGRYAGVRRPDLILLDLNMPVIDGRQVLQELKQPDGEFRSIPIVVHTTSGSPDDVKFCYEAGANSYLVKSADFNQLKSAMDNLLKYWFVTVYHP; encoded by the coding sequence ATGAGTGTAGATAAACGGTTCGTGGTATTAATCGTCGATGATGACGCCGACGATGTCTTTCTCGCTAGGGCTGCGGCTCAGCAGGCGGGAATTCCTGTCGAACTGATAAGCGTAGAAAACGGTGATGAGTTGTACGGCTTTCTAAATCAGAAGGGGCGCTACGCAGGCGTGAGGCGGCCCGATTTAATTTTGTTGGACCTGAATATGCCCGTTATTGATGGGCGCCAAGTGTTGCAGGAGCTAAAGCAGCCGGATGGCGAATTTAGAAGTATTCCAATTGTTGTACACACTACATCGGGTAGCCCCGACGATGTGAAATTTTGCTACGAAGCGGGTGCTAACAGCTACCTCGTTAAGTCGGCGGACTTTAATCAGCTTAAAAGCGCCATGGATAACTTATTAAAATATTGGTTTGTTACGGTGTATCACCCCTAG
- a CDS encoding diguanylate cyclase response regulator has product MELKSITVYLVEDDPDDQYLLKLMLQKDPQFEYRVHCFARLNECLASSDEETPDLILLDLILPDSTGEETLVTVLDNYRHTPVIVLTGVDMGDIGERAVGIGAQDYLRKNELSQTALGQSIRYALERHSLVKELHHRAITDYLTGLLNRSAFIERLDHELAHAERYKHMFAVASIDLDNFKQVNDTLGHGVGDKVLIEFGQILEKCTRRSDTPARFGGDEFVVLLTRLESVDDALDIVAKKHQELIAALDEYVISQVGDKVDLGLSIGVAVYPSDGTSVDQLLIAADKALYKSKRAGKNTFYLTGKA; this is encoded by the coding sequence ATGGAACTAAAAAGTATTACAGTGTACCTTGTGGAAGACGATCCAGATGATCAATACCTCCTCAAGTTGATGCTGCAAAAGGACCCGCAGTTTGAATACCGAGTGCACTGTTTTGCTAGGTTAAATGAATGCTTGGCCTCCAGTGATGAAGAAACACCAGATTTAATCCTACTCGACCTTATACTACCCGACAGTACAGGCGAGGAAACGTTGGTGACTGTGCTAGACAATTACCGCCATACCCCAGTGATAGTATTAACGGGGGTCGACATGGGCGATATTGGTGAGCGCGCAGTTGGCATAGGAGCACAAGACTACCTGCGTAAAAATGAATTAAGCCAAACGGCCTTGGGGCAATCCATTCGTTACGCGTTAGAGCGCCACTCTTTAGTAAAAGAGTTACACCACAGAGCAATCACCGATTACCTTACCGGTTTATTAAATCGCTCTGCGTTTATAGAGCGTTTAGATCACGAGCTGGCGCATGCCGAGCGTTACAAACATATGTTTGCTGTAGCAAGTATCGATTTAGATAATTTTAAACAGGTGAATGATACGCTGGGTCACGGTGTTGGCGACAAGGTGCTTATCGAGTTTGGACAAATACTTGAAAAATGCACCCGTCGTAGCGACACGCCGGCGAGGTTTGGTGGCGATGAATTCGTTGTGTTACTTACTCGTTTAGAGTCAGTTGACGATGCTTTAGATATTGTTGCTAAAAAGCATCAAGAGCTAATTGCAGCTCTTGATGAATATGTGATTAGTCAGGTGGGTGACAAAGTGGATTTGGGATTAAGTATTGGTGTGGCTGTTTACCCCAGTGATGGCACGAGTGTAGATCAATTACTTATTGCTGCAGACAAAGCATTATATAAAAGTAAGCGAGCAGGCAAAAATACCTTTTATCTTACTGGTAAGGCGTAA
- a CDS encoding Dps family protein — protein MTINIGISESNRKDIVQALSHLLADSYVLYLKTHNFHWNVTGPMFQTLHNMFMDQYTEAWTALDTIAERIRTLGFPAPGSYKQFMALTSLKEEEGVPSAEDMVQQLLEGQETLVRIAREGMKIAEAADDQSSADLFTQRIEVHEKNAWMLRSLKG, from the coding sequence ATGACAATTAATATTGGTATAAGCGAGTCAAACAGAAAGGACATTGTACAGGCGCTATCTCACCTGCTAGCCGACAGCTACGTACTGTACTTAAAAACCCATAACTTCCACTGGAACGTAACCGGCCCTATGTTTCAAACATTACACAACATGTTTATGGATCAGTACACAGAAGCTTGGACAGCGCTAGACACCATTGCTGAGCGCATACGTACACTTGGCTTCCCTGCACCGGGGTCGTACAAGCAATTTATGGCCCTCACCTCTTTAAAGGAAGAGGAAGGAGTACCAAGTGCCGAAGATATGGTGCAACAATTGCTAGAAGGTCAAGAAACACTGGTGCGTATTGCGCGCGAGGGCATGAAAATAGCGGAAGCAGCAGATGATCAATCTTCTGCAGATTTATTTACACAACGCATCGAAGTGCATGAAAAAAATGCCTGGATGCTGCGCTCTCTAAAAGGGTAA
- a CDS encoding PEP-CTERM sorting domain-containing protein — MSLFSNSRNWIAAASLLIGGVVHADTISYTDLVAGSHSNTVNGTTVSAWNNTAQTEVAYFGGRTQAGVAGMGIRGHGNNEIDFYYNSNGQGDSETMAFDFANNVVIGELSLSLLFNGPEYSNEHEIAEIFIDGHVGRLELDPTKEDSAKWYLDGSLVGEVTSCSPGATAQGGSGCFTILNPFGNLATANLDLTAAMIPNIDESDYLFRHVVFASVPEPGTLALFMIGAAGLVISRRKTRA, encoded by the coding sequence ATGTCGCTTTTCTCAAATTCACGCAATTGGATTGCCGCTGCAAGCTTGCTAATCGGCGGCGTTGTGCATGCAGACACTATTAGTTACACAGATCTAGTGGCCGGCAGCCATTCGAACACTGTTAATGGGACCACGGTTTCCGCTTGGAACAACACCGCTCAAACAGAAGTAGCTTACTTCGGCGGTCGCACTCAGGCTGGCGTTGCAGGCATGGGTATTCGCGGCCACGGCAATAACGAAATCGACTTCTACTACAACAGCAATGGCCAAGGCGATTCAGAAACCATGGCTTTCGATTTCGCTAACAATGTTGTTATTGGAGAACTTAGCCTCAGCTTGTTGTTTAACGGCCCTGAGTACAGCAACGAACATGAAATTGCTGAAATTTTTATTGATGGTCACGTTGGTCGCTTAGAGCTAGACCCAACCAAAGAAGATTCTGCCAAATGGTATTTAGATGGCAGCTTGGTTGGCGAAGTAACATCTTGCTCTCCAGGTGCTACTGCACAAGGTGGTTCCGGCTGCTTCACTATTCTTAACCCATTTGGCAACTTAGCAACTGCTAACCTCGATTTAACCGCTGCTATGATTCCAAATATCGACGAATCCGACTACCTGTTCCGTCACGTTGTATTCGCTAGCGTACCAGAGCCAGGCACTTTGGCACTGTTCATGATTGGCGCAGCTGGTCTTGTTATATCGCGTAGAAAAACACGCGCTTAG